A genomic region of Caenorhabditis elegans chromosome V contains the following coding sequences:
- the lgc-29 gene encoding Neurotransmitter-gated ion-channel ligand-binding domain-containing protein (Partially confirmed by transcript evidence) has product MSRIYSLLFYLMVPLWSTDSQSMTSEQMANYKRFLGHQDRLFEKLFKSYDPGINAIYTLHSVPETNGTVHPPRFEITIQLSMMKLVEVVEPEEKATFLFDYRADWYDTRLSWDPEDYGGINHIYVPRSKVWIPETTIVDCFSSEIKVFDNEYTRYAWLHSNGSIGMYIASVTSVVCQMDVYKFPMDTHTCSVNFLFMTYQLEEFTIVGKTGTLPRPVEQLGNGEWQMKSIQIAFEPVVDNLTYLTKFEATFSRNPGFYIVLVMIPAYFINVLSIVALFMDINNRSEKFTVGMTNIMSMSFILVILAEDLPKTKNLPILAIYTVTSLAIMLCSLTAVVALPKLKAYYANRSLARGEKIPKNDEVPRTFWERIKFYFKVEYVFMLVFQIANFVNFIIIFT; this is encoded by the exons ATGTCTAGAATATATTcgcttttattttatttaatggtCCCTCTCTGGAGCACTGATTCACAGAGCATGACGTCAGAGCAAA tGGCAAACTACAAACGGTTCCTCGGCCACCAGGATCGACTCTTCGAGAAGCTCTTCAAATCATATGATCCTGGAATTAACGCAATTTATACATTAC ATAGTGTACCAGAAACAAACGGAACAGTTCATCCGCCACGTTTTGAGATCACAATTCAACTGTCGATGATGAAGCTGGTGGAAGTTGTGGAGCCAGAGGAGAAGGCCACGTTTCTTTTTGATTATCGAGCG GATTGGTACGATACCCGCCTCTCCTGGGATCCGGAAGATTACGGTGGCATCAATCACATTTACGTGCCGAGATCGAAAGTTTGGATACCGGAAACTACAATTGTTGACTG tttcagctctgaaataaaagtttttgacaatGAGTACACGCGATATGCCTGG ctCCACTCAAACGGCTCCATTGGAATGTACATCGCTAGTGTCACCTCTGTTGTGTGCCAAATGgat gttTACAAATTCCCAATGGATACGCATACATGTAGTGTAAACTTCTTGTTCATGACGTATCAACTGGAAGAGTTCACAATTGTTGGAAAAACTGGAACCCTGCCAAGACCTGTTGAACAATTG ggaaacGGCGAATGGCAGATGAAATCCATTCAAATCGCATTTGAACCAGTCGTTGATAATTTGACGTACCTGACTAAATTTGAAGCGACTTTTTCGAGAAACCCGGGATTCTACATAGTTCTTGTGATGATTCCCGCGTATTTCATTAATGTTCTGTCAATTGTTGCTCTATTCATGGATATTAATAATCGATCGGAAAAGTTCACAGTTGGCATGACAAATATCATGTCGATGAGCTTTATCCTCGTGATTTTAGCAGAGGATTTGCCGAAGACGAAAAATTTACCGATTTTGG CAATCTACACGGTCACAAGTTTAGCGATTATGTTGTGCTCGTTAACCGCCGTTGTGGCCCTACCAAAGCTTAAAGCCTACTATGCGAACCGATCATTGGCGCGGGGAgagaaaattccgaaaaatgatGAAGTACCAAGGACTTT CTGGGAACGAATAAAGTTCTATTTCAAAGTGGAGTACGTCTTTATGTTGGTCTTCCAAATTGCaaactttgtcaattttatcattattttcacCTGA
- the lgc-29 gene encoding Neurotransmitter-gated ion-channel ligand-binding domain-containing protein (Confirmed by transcript evidence) codes for MSRIYSLLFYLMVPLWSTDSQSMTSEQMANYKRFLGHQDRLFEKLFKSYDPGINAIYTLHSVPETNGTVHPPRFEITIQLSMMKLVEVVEPEEKATFLFDYRADWYDTRLSWDPEDYGGINHIYVPRSKVWIPETTIVDCSEIKVFDNEYTRYAWLHSNGSIGMYIASVTSVVCQMDVYKFPMDTHTCSVNFLFMTYQLEEFTIVGKTGTLPRPVEQLGNGEWQMKSIQIAFEPVVDNLTYLTKFEATFSRNPGFYIVLVMIPAYFINVLSIVALFMDINNRSEKFTVGMTNIMSMSFILVILAEDLPKTKNLPILAIYTVTSLAIMLCSLTAVVALPKLKAYYANRSLARGEKIPKNDEVPRTFWERIKFYFKVEYVFMLVFQIANFVNFIIIFT; via the exons ATGTCTAGAATATATTcgcttttattttatttaatggtCCCTCTCTGGAGCACTGATTCACAGAGCATGACGTCAGAGCAAA tGGCAAACTACAAACGGTTCCTCGGCCACCAGGATCGACTCTTCGAGAAGCTCTTCAAATCATATGATCCTGGAATTAACGCAATTTATACATTAC ATAGTGTACCAGAAACAAACGGAACAGTTCATCCGCCACGTTTTGAGATCACAATTCAACTGTCGATGATGAAGCTGGTGGAAGTTGTGGAGCCAGAGGAGAAGGCCACGTTTCTTTTTGATTATCGAGCG GATTGGTACGATACCCGCCTCTCCTGGGATCCGGAAGATTACGGTGGCATCAATCACATTTACGTGCCGAGATCGAAAGTTTGGATACCGGAAACTACAATTGTTGACTG ctctgaaataaaagtttttgacaatGAGTACACGCGATATGCCTGG ctCCACTCAAACGGCTCCATTGGAATGTACATCGCTAGTGTCACCTCTGTTGTGTGCCAAATGgat gttTACAAATTCCCAATGGATACGCATACATGTAGTGTAAACTTCTTGTTCATGACGTATCAACTGGAAGAGTTCACAATTGTTGGAAAAACTGGAACCCTGCCAAGACCTGTTGAACAATTG ggaaacGGCGAATGGCAGATGAAATCCATTCAAATCGCATTTGAACCAGTCGTTGATAATTTGACGTACCTGACTAAATTTGAAGCGACTTTTTCGAGAAACCCGGGATTCTACATAGTTCTTGTGATGATTCCCGCGTATTTCATTAATGTTCTGTCAATTGTTGCTCTATTCATGGATATTAATAATCGATCGGAAAAGTTCACAGTTGGCATGACAAATATCATGTCGATGAGCTTTATCCTCGTGATTTTAGCAGAGGATTTGCCGAAGACGAAAAATTTACCGATTTTGG CAATCTACACGGTCACAAGTTTAGCGATTATGTTGTGCTCGTTAACCGCCGTTGTGGCCCTACCAAAGCTTAAAGCCTACTATGCGAACCGATCATTGGCGCGGGGAgagaaaattccgaaaaatgatGAAGTACCAAGGACTTT CTGGGAACGAATAAAGTTCTATTTCAAAGTGGAGTACGTCTTTATGTTGGTCTTCCAAATTGCaaactttgtcaattttatcattattttcacCTGA
- the lgc-1 gene encoding Neur_chan_LBD domain-containing protein (Partially confirmed by transcript evidence), giving the protein MTKAEMATYNKFLADQKRLWDDLFKDYDPTLSAIYTLHKSQWINQTATIHPPITELKLTMAMLKLVDVVEVEEKVTFLFDYLAEWTDQRLKWNPLEYGGISHIYVPQRMIWLPEVTIADAHEVKFFESDDAPRTAWINYNGTTGFYTSTVSSVICQLDVYKFPLDRHECGVSVLFHTYFADEYVIKSDMEPLPKPLSQLGNGEWKVTYIGVAEEIGNGNFSAVQRFVARIERNPGFYVTLVMVPAFFINFLSIIALCLNIENVGEKITVGLTNIMAMTFILVILAQDLPKTKRIPLLAIYVIVGLVIVMASIGVVLTLPLIRNHLKKRQKGKEEKPVETRFSKWFGWLTVEYVVMFVFQLANLINFIILFI; this is encoded by the exons ATGACGAAAGCTGAGA tggCAACCTACAACAAATTTCTCGCCGATCAAAAACGGCTTTGGGATGATTTATTCAAAGATTATGACCCGACATTAAGCGCTATTTATACATTAC ataaatcacAATGGATTAATCAAACTGCAACGATACATCCACCAATAACAGAGCTGAAATTAACAATGGCTATGCTGAAATTGGTAGATGTG GTTGAGGTCGAAGAGAAAGTCACATTTCTATTTGACTACTTAGCTGAATGGACAGACCAACGCTTGAAATGGAATCCATTAGAATATGGTGGCATTAGCCACATTTATGTTCCACAGAGAATGATTTGGTTGCCAGAGGTTACAATTGCTGATGC acatGAAGTTAAGTTTTTCGAGTCTGACGATGCTCCGAGAACTGCATGG aTCAACTACAACGGAACTACAGGTTTTTATACCTCAACTGTTTCCTCAGTGATTTGTCAGTTAGAT GTTTATAAATTCCCATTGGATCGCCATGAATGTGGTGTGAGCGTTTTATTTCACACCTACTTTGCTGATGAATATGTAATCAAAAGTGATATGGAACCTTTACCAAAACCATTGTCACAACTG GGCAATGGCGAATGGAAAGTGACATATATTGGAGTAGCCGAGGAAATTGGCAACGGGAATTTCTCAGCTGTGCAGCGGTTTGTGGCAAGAATCGAGAGGAATCCGGGATTCTATGTGACTCTGGTTATGGTACCCGCGTTTTTCATCAACTTCCTGTCGATTATTGCTCTGTGCcttaatattgaaaatgttggagAAAAG ATAACCGTGGGTCTCACCAATATTATGGCGATGACTTTCATATTGGTAATTTTAGCGCAGGATCTGCCGAAAACCAAGAGAATTCCACTTTTAG caatttatGTGATTGTTGGATTGGTAATTGTGATGGCCTCAATTGGTGTAGTGCTTACACTTCCCTTGATTcgaaatcatttgaaaaagcggcaaaaaggaaaagaagagaagCCAGTTGAGACAAG ATTCTCCAAATGGTTCGGCTGGCTAACAGTCGAGTACGTTGTGATGTTTGTCTTCCAACTCGCCAATCTCATCAACTTTATAATTCTGTTCATATGA
- the phat-4 gene encoding ShKT domain-containing protein (Confirmed by transcript evidence), translating into MYFLISLFFVPFSSAVIGGDLNCTTYNGTAFVYTPSATACSNSISDSSCAALYPPADAAIGYPAAGNDAERPFACYTTATPTPAPVVADMKTAALANCAKTCGFCCSTDAYNCPNVAFPRLNCNTITKAQCDSVTWRTIIAADCPSACGFCNQGGCVDAVTNCGNDLSICQTVGMQDFVNQYCQRTCGRCPSTTGSGTVTTASSGSCTSFAADSSSSCSAWAANGFCTNTFYTAAQRKSRCATSCRLC; encoded by the exons ATGTATTTCCTCATCAGCCTCTTCTTCGTCCCATTCAGCAGCGCCGTTATTGGTGGTGACTTGAATTGTACTACTTACAATGGAACAGCG ttcgtCTACACCCCATCCGCCACAGCCTGCTCGAACTCGATTTCCGATTCATCGTGTGCTGCTCTCTACCCACCAGCAGATGCGGCTATTGGATACCCAGCTGCTGGAAATGATGCTGAAAGACCATTTGCTTGTTACACAACTGCCACTCCAACTCCTGCTCCAGTTGTTGCTGACATGAAGACTGCTGCCTTGGCCAACTGCGCCAAGACCTGTGGATTCTGCTGCTCAACTGACGCCTACAATTGTCCAAATGTTGCTT TCCCACGTCTCAACTGCAACACAATCACCAAGGCTCAATGCGACTCTGTCACTTGGAGAACCATCATCGCCGCTGACTGCCCATCTGCCTGCGGATTCTGCAACCAGGGAGGATGCGTCGATGCTGTCACCAACTGCGGAAACGACTTGAGCATTTGCCAAACCGTCGGAATGCAAGATTTCGTTAACCAATACTGCCAAAGAACCTGCGGAAGATGCCCATCGACAACTGGATCCGGAACTGTCACCACTGCATCTTCGGGATCTTGCACTTCATTCGCCGCCGACTCCAGCTCATCTTGCTCAGCTTGGGCCGCCAACGGATTCTGCACCAACACCTTCTACACAGCTGCTCAACGCAAATCCAGATGTGCCACAAGTTGCAGACTCTGCTAA
- the T05B4.13 gene encoding ShKT domain-containing protein (Partially confirmed by transcript evidence) has translation MLFIFSLLLVPFTANAAITGDLNCTSYNGTSFVYTPAAVACSNTISDAACQALYAAPDTTAGYPSAGTDAERPLACYTTATATPAAIVQDMKTAALETCAKTCGLCCQTDAYSCSNVAYPRLDCSTITTAQCNSIIWRSIIATDCPSACGFCNEGGCVDALVDCATDISICTTVGMQDFVNTYCQRTCGRCPSSTTASSSSTASSSSTCTSYNADSSSLCSDWAANGFCTNAFYTSAQRKSYCATTCKIC, from the exons atgcttttcattttctcccTCCTTTTAGTCCCATTTACAGCTAACGCAGCTATAACAGGGGACTTGAATTGCACTTCTTACAACGGAACTTCG ttcgtCTACACCCCAGCCGCCGTAGCCTGCTCCAACACCATCTCCGATGCAGCTTGCCAAGCTCTTTACGCTGCTCCAGACACCACTGCCGGATACCCATCTGCTGGAACAGATGCTGAACGGCCACTGGCTTGCTACACAACCGCCACAGCTACTCCAGCAGCTATTGTTCAGGATATGAAGACTGCTGCTTTGGAGACTTGTGCCAAGACTTGTGGATTGTGCTGTCAGACGGATGCATACAGTTGCAGTAATGTTGCTT acCCACGCCTCGACTGCTCAACAATCACCACTGCTCAATGTAACTCTATCATCTGGAGATCCATCATTGCCACCGACTGCCCATCTGCTTGCGGATTCTGTAACGAGGGAGGATGTGTTGATGCTCTTGTTGACTGTGCCACTGATATCTCAATCTGCACTACAGTTGGAATGCAAGATTTCGTGAATACCTACTGCCAAAGAACATGTGGAAGATGCCCATCATCTACTACTGCATCATCAAGCTCCACAGCTTCATCTTCCTCCACATGCACTTCTTATAATGCGGATAGTTCATCTCTCTGTTCCGACTGGGCAGCCAATGGATTCTGCACCAATGCTTTCTACACAAGTGCTCAAAGAAAATCATATTGTGCAACTACTTGCAAgatttgctaa
- the Y45G5AL.1 gene encoding Late endosomal/lysosomal adaptor and MAPK and MTOR activator 1 (Confirmed by transcript evidence) → MDGIFRLFCGCCGIQGEEEPPYSQLRHDSVTPIRDPPLQQGNRQATNGAHQHNPLQHQGFVNPVHEYYSNYDATDGPNMYPSDHHGMHSDSASPPSGDFDEEIVEDEGREKEQLDNIVESTQHSIIAVGQTDVDGVIMPDTQYREKAYRAKVQKMACAPPSVIHYTTIYDFEFEPTQTPIQVPIRYDEISATIEPSPIERMPFSAPDFNQLKLARTMGAKNPQFLVEHPDLKSAGRSQGITSSMKAKVTQVLDEVHQGVVGVEVEPRDLIVSMDF, encoded by the exons ATGGATGGTATTTTCCGCCTATTCTGTGGATGCTGCGGAATACAAGGCGAAGAAGAGCCGCCATACTCACAGCTCCGCCACGATTCGGTCACCCCGATTCGTGATCCACCACTCCAGCAGGGAAATCGCCAGGCGACGAATGGAGCACATCAGCATAATCCTCTTCAGCATCAAGGATTCGTGAATCCGGTTCACGAATA TTACAGTAATTACGACGCCACCGATGGGCCGAACATGTATCCATCGGACCATCATGGAATGCATTCGGACTCGGCGTCACCACCATCCGGTGATTTTGATGAGGAGATCGTTGAGGATGAGGGCCGTGAAAAGGAGCAGCTTGACAATATTGTCGAGAGCACGCAGCAc AGCATCATCGCTGTTGGACAAACCGACGTTGATGGTGTTATCATGCCGGATACACAATACCGCGAGAAGGCATATCGGGCGAAAGTTCAAAAGATGGCGTGTGCTCCACCGTCGGTTATTCATTACACTACAA tttatgaTTTCGAGTTTGAGCCGACACAGACGCCGATCCAAGTTCCCATCAGATATGACGAGATATCTGCAACAATAGAGCCGTCGCCAATCGAGCGGATGCCATTCTCGGCTCCGGATTTCAATCAGTTGAAGCTTGCAAGAACTATGGGCGCCAAGAATCCACAATTCCTTGTCGAGCATCCAGATCTGAAGTCTGCTGGAAGATCTCAGGGAATCACCAGTTCCATGAAGGCGAAg gtaaCTCAAGTCCTCGACGAAGTTCACCAAGGTGTCGTTGGAGTTGAAGTGGAACCACGCGATCTGATTGTCAGCATGGATTTCTGA
- the nhr-57 gene encoding Nuclear hormone receptor family member nhr-57 (Confirmed by transcript evidence), with the protein MLVARERKYCSVCHQLGDGYHFGAIACKACAAFFRRTTSMNLAPKFVCRKKNECVIKMSSRDSCKSCRYAKCLHVGMNPEVVQAIQQAAKQANSPGIESLPSCSSSPASCNSPILSLELGDYDQMTPTLCGVMESYQKLYKKRYDLHAPKLTPRATNYGEFCKIYSNDVYLQFEFLEGSFPQFKEMGGFEKKHVFKYFFVSFLILEMGYRSYQEGTDAIVLANGDFIDTMNLDEFYYDPESLEKCKPTDAMKMYRPNFDQMKRNVFQPLSHQKLSLIEFLALVSLCTWNESLDGQPDCYYPSCRPVRQSVIADLKAFYEKDSPDVDPAYRLSGLLMLLPALERSVELFLQTMEVKRLFRCFPFHDKIYKIIDGQ; encoded by the exons ATGTTGGTGGCTCGCGAACGAAAATATTGTAGTGTGTGCCATCAGTTAGGAGATGGTTATCACTTTGGGGCTATCGCTtgcaa AGCATGTGCCGCGTTCTTCCGTCGTACGACTTCCATGAACTTGGCTCCAAAATTCGTATGCCGGAAAAAGAACGAATGTGTGATAAAAATGAGCAGCCGGGATAGCTGTAAATCATGTAGATATGCGAAATGTCTTCACGTCGGAATGAATCCGGAAg ttgttcaAGCAATCCAACAAGCCGCAAAACAAGCAAATTCACCTGGAATCGAAAGCCTTCCATCCTGTTCATCTTCCCCTGCATCATGCAACAGCCCGATTCTCAGT CTGGAACTCGGTGACTATGACCAAATGACTCCGACTCTGTGTGGAGTGATGGAGAGCTATCAGAAACTGTACAAGAAGCGATACGATCTACATGCCCCGAAATTG ACACCAAGAGCCACAAACTACGGGgagttttgcaaaatctaCTCGAACGATGTATATCTTCAATTTGAATTCTTGGAGGGCAGTTTTCCACAGTTTAAGGAAATGGGCGGGTTTGAGAAGAAACAcgtttttaaatactttttcgTATCATTTTTGATTCTTGAAATGGGATATCGGAGTTATCAAGAAGGAACTGACGCAATTGTTTTGGCAAATGGAGATTTTATTGATACTATGAATTTGGATGAGTTTTACTATGATCCGGAGAGtctagaaaaatgcaaacCTACAGACGCGATGAA AATGTACCGCCCGAACTTTGACCAGATGAAACGCAATGTGTTCCAACCTCTCTCACATCAAAAACTATCGCTTATCGAGTTTCTCGCATTGGTATCCCTGTGCACGTGGAATGAAT cactaGATGGTCAGCCGGATTGTTACTATCCGTCTTGCCGACCAGTACGACAGAGCGTGATTGCAGACTTGAAAGCATTTTACGAGAAAGACTCGCCAGACGTGGATCCAGCTTACCGGCTTTCCGGGCTTCTGATGTTACTGCCAGCTCTGGAG cgttCCGTGGAACTATTTCTTCAAACGATGGAAGTCAAACGCCTTTTCCGCTGTTTTCCATTCCACGacaaaatctataaaatcATTGATGGACAATAA
- the Y45G5AL.1 gene encoding Late endosomal/lysosomal adaptor and MAPK and MTOR activator 1 (Confirmed by transcript evidence): protein MDGIFRLFCGCCGIQGEEEPPYSQLRHDSVTPIRDPPLQQGNRQATNGAHQHNPLQHQGFVNPVHEYNYDATDGPNMYPSDHHGMHSDSASPPSGDFDEEIVEDEGREKEQLDNIVESTQHSIIAVGQTDVDGVIMPDTQYREKAYRAKVQKMACAPPSVIHYTTIYDFEFEPTQTPIQVPIRYDEISATIEPSPIERMPFSAPDFNQLKLARTMGAKNPQFLVEHPDLKSAGRSQGITSSMKAKVTQVLDEVHQGVVGVEVEPRDLIVSMDF, encoded by the exons ATGGATGGTATTTTCCGCCTATTCTGTGGATGCTGCGGAATACAAGGCGAAGAAGAGCCGCCATACTCACAGCTCCGCCACGATTCGGTCACCCCGATTCGTGATCCACCACTCCAGCAGGGAAATCGCCAGGCGACGAATGGAGCACATCAGCATAATCCTCTTCAGCATCAAGGATTCGTGAATCCGGTTCACGAATA TAATTACGACGCCACCGATGGGCCGAACATGTATCCATCGGACCATCATGGAATGCATTCGGACTCGGCGTCACCACCATCCGGTGATTTTGATGAGGAGATCGTTGAGGATGAGGGCCGTGAAAAGGAGCAGCTTGACAATATTGTCGAGAGCACGCAGCAc AGCATCATCGCTGTTGGACAAACCGACGTTGATGGTGTTATCATGCCGGATACACAATACCGCGAGAAGGCATATCGGGCGAAAGTTCAAAAGATGGCGTGTGCTCCACCGTCGGTTATTCATTACACTACAA tttatgaTTTCGAGTTTGAGCCGACACAGACGCCGATCCAAGTTCCCATCAGATATGACGAGATATCTGCAACAATAGAGCCGTCGCCAATCGAGCGGATGCCATTCTCGGCTCCGGATTTCAATCAGTTGAAGCTTGCAAGAACTATGGGCGCCAAGAATCCACAATTCCTTGTCGAGCATCCAGATCTGAAGTCTGCTGGAAGATCTCAGGGAATCACCAGTTCCATGAAGGCGAAg gtaaCTCAAGTCCTCGACGAAGTTCACCAAGGTGTCGTTGGAGTTGAAGTGGAACCACGCGATCTGATTGTCAGCATGGATTTCTGA
- the phat-5 gene encoding ShKT domain-containing protein (Confirmed by transcript evidence): MIAIISILFASFLAPEVSAAIGGDLNCTVYNGTMFVWTPAAVACQNTISDASCAILYPTTDTLGLPAAGNAAGRPLACYTTATVTPAAVVLDMKTAALASCPKTCGFCCNTDAFNCKNADYPRLNCATITNSQCNSPAWRNIIAADCPSACGFCGQGGCVDAVTNCGNDLSICQNIGMQSFVNTYCQKSCGRCPSTTTSGYNNGGGSCTSYVADSSSNCASWAKNGFCTNNFYTVDQRRARCGSTCRIC; the protein is encoded by the exons ATGATTGCAATCATTTCAATTCTCTTCGCTTCATTCTTGGCTCCAGAAGTCTCCGCTGCCATCGGAGGTGACCTGAACTGCACTGTATACAATGGAACCATG TTCGTGTGGACCCCAGCAGCCGTTGCGTGCCAGAATACCATCTCCGACGCATCATGTGCTATCCTCTACCCAACCACCGATACATTGGGACTTCCAGCTGCTGGAAATGCCGCTGGAAGACCATTGGCTTGCTATACCACTGCTACAGTCACCCCAGCAGCTGTCGTACTTGACATGAAGACTGCTGCCCTTGCAAGTTGCCCAAAGACTTGTGGATTCTGCTGCAACACAGATGCCTTCAACTGCAAGAACGCTGATT ACCCACGTCTCAACTGTGCCACAATCACCAACAGCCAATGCAACTCTCCAGCCTGGAGAAACATCATCGCCGCTGATTGCCCATCTGCCTGCGGATTCTGCGGACAAGGAGGATGTGTCGATGCCGTCACCAACTGCGGAAACGACTTGAGCATCTGCCAAAACATTGGAATGCAAAGCTTCGTCAATACTTACTGCCAAAAGAGTTGCGGACGTTGCCCATCTACAACCACTTCCGGTTACAACAACGGAGGAGGTTCATGCACATCATACGTCGCCGACAGCTCTTCCAACTGTGCCTCGTGGGCTAAGAACGGATTCTGCACGAACAACTTCTACACAGTAGATCAACGCAGAGCTAGATGTGGATCCACATGCAGAATTTGCTAA
- the T05B4.12 gene encoding ShKT domain-containing protein (Confirmed by transcript evidence) — protein MYFLISLFFVPFSSAVIGGDLNCTSYNGTSFVYTPAAVACSNAISDASCQVLYAAPDTLYPAAGNDAERAYACYTTATATPAAVVADMKTAAIASCAKTCGFCCLTDDYNCANAAYPRLNCATITKAQCNSVTWRTIIATDCPSACGFCNSGGCVDAVTNCGNDLSICNTVGMQTFVNQYCQKTCGRCPSTTASSGSVTSGTCTSYAADSSTSCTSWAKNGFCTNTFYTVAQRKARCATSCKLC, from the exons ATGTATTTCCTCATCAGCCTCTTCTTCGTCCCATTCAGCAGCGCCGTTATCGGTGGTGACTTGAATTGTACCAGCTACAATGGAACATCG TTCGTCTACACCCCGGCTGCGGTTGCCTGCTCGAACGCTATCTCGGATGCTTCTTGCCAGGTTCTTTATGCTGCCCCGGACACCCTATACCCAGCTGCTGGAAATGATGCTGAGAGAGCTTATGCTTGCTACACAACCGCCACAGCTACCCCAGCTGCTGTTGTGGCTGACATGAAGACTGCTGCAATTGCATCTTGTGCAAAAACTTGCGGATTCTGCTGCCTAACTGACGACTACAATTGTGCCAATGCTGCTT ACCCACGACTCAACTGCGCTACAATCACCAAAGCTCAATGTAACTCAGTCACCTGGAGAACCATCATCGCTACAGACTGCCCATCTGCATGCGGATTCTGTAACTCTGGTGGATGCGTCGATGCCGTCACCAACTGCGGAAACGACTTGAGCATCTGTAACACTGTTGGAATGCAAACCTTCGTCAATCAATACTGCCAAAAGACTTGCGGAAGATGCCCATCAACCACCGCATCATCTGGATCTGTCACCTCTGGCACCTGCACCTCCTACGCCGCCGACTCATCAACCTCATGTACCTCCTGGGCTAAGAACGGATTCTGCACCAACACCTTCTACACCGTTGCTCAGCGCAAAGCCAGATGTGCCACAAGTTGCAAGCTCTGCTAA